The Euleptes europaea isolate rEulEur1 chromosome 2, rEulEur1.hap1, whole genome shotgun sequence genome has a segment encoding these proteins:
- the YOD1 gene encoding ubiquitin thioesterase OTU1: MLRLRCKARSGSYPLPGLTAHSCLRELQAALAALTGVPVQAQRLLLGFPPRGLDLSDAERGLGELGIHSGDTLIVEEDASNLRTESSIVTKRTAPNSVRDTLPVLGRRVVPADNSCLFTSIYYVVEGGVYDPACAPEMRNLIAQIVASDPESYSEAILGKTNQEYCDWIRRDDTWGGAIEVSILSKFYQCEICVVDTQTVRIDRFGEDAGYAKRVLLIYDGIHYDPLERKIPNSDIPPQTIFTASDDIVLAQALELADEARRKRQFTDVNRFTLRCMVCQKGLTGQVEAREHAKETGHTNFGEV, translated from the exons ATGCTGCGGCTGCGCTGCAAGGCCAGGAGCGGCTCGTACCCGCTGCCCGGGCTCACCGCGCATTCCTGCCTGCGCGAGCTCCAGGCCGCGCTCGCCGCCCTCACCGGCGTGCCCGTCCAGGCCCAGCGGCTGCTGCTCGGCTTCCCCCCGCGGGGCCTCGACCTCAGCGACGCGGAGCGGGGCCTCGGAGAGCTCGGCATTCACTCGG GTGATACTCTGATAGTTGAAGAAGATGCAAGCAACCTCAGGACTGAGTCTTCCATAGTTACAAAACGGACTGCTCCTAATTCAGTCAGGGACACACTTCCTGTGCTTGGCCGGAGAGTTGTTCCCGCAGATAACTCATGCCTCTTCACCAGCATTTATTATGTGGTAGAAGGTGGTGTTTATGACCCAGCATGTGCCCCAGAGATGAGAAATCTTATAGCCCAGATTGTAGCAAGTGATCCAGAATCCTATAGTGAGGCAATACTAGGAAAGACTAACCAAGAATACTGTGATTGGATCAGAAGAGACGATACATGGGGAGGTGCAATTGAGGTTTCTATTTTGTCTAAGTTCTATCAATGTGAAATTTGTGTAGTGGACACTCAGACAGTAAGAATTGATCGCTTTGGGGAAGATGCTGGCTATGCTAAACGGGTCCTTCTAATTTATGATGGTATTCACTATGATCCACTTGAGCGCAAAATACCCAACTCAGACATTCCTCCCCAGACAATTTTTACTGCATCGGATGATATTGTCCTTGCACAGGCCTTGGAGTTAGCAGATGAAGCCAGAAGAAAAAGGCAGTTCACCGATGTAAACCGGTTTACACTGAGATGTATGGTATGTCAGAAAGGATTAACAGGGCAAGTGGAAGCCAGAGAACATGCCAAGGAGACAGGACATACCAACTTTGGAGAGGTGTGA